The Schistocerca gregaria isolate iqSchGreg1 chromosome 1, iqSchGreg1.2, whole genome shotgun sequence genome includes a window with the following:
- the LOC126355923 gene encoding uncharacterized protein LOC126355923, translated as MSLLRMDDTGGAVYITDTTAEELVTKFMYPEKAVAKRKSSIFTRRSSVAFMDKEDPCDSSSDAPSDNYPVGFEAYVEILKNEISDWKIMYKQRRETRKKAIKQFHTRKIANQGVFDALTEEDKIFLASKPNYDRTGKDALAALEWLPISVERARDVERSISDLVAQVEVIGGILKKRIVEESVIQ; from the exons ATGTCCTTG TTAAGAATGGACGATACTGGTGGTGCAGTTTATATTACTGACACTACTGCAGAGGAATTAGTTACGAAGTTCATGTATCCGGAAAAGGCAGTCGCTAAAAGGAAATCTTCAATATTCACCAGAAGAAGTTCTGTTGCTTTCATGGATAAGGAAGACCCGTGTGATAGTTCATCTGATGCTCCAAGCGATAACTATCCGGTGGGATTTGAAGCCTATGTTGAAATCctcaaaaatgaaatcagtgaCTGGAAAATAATGTACAAGCAAAGAAGAGAGACTCGGAAGAAAGCTATAAAACAATTTCATACGAGGAAGATCGCAAATCAAGGTGTATTTGATGCTTTAACAGAAGAAGATAAAATATTTCTTGCAAGTAAACCAAACTACGATAGGACGGGGAAAGACGCACTGGCCGCCCTAGAGTGGCTACCAATTTCCGTCGAGAGAGCGAGAGACGTTGAAAGGTCGATTTCGGATCTTGTAGCGCAAGTTGAGGTAATAGGGGGTATTTTGAAAAAGCGAATAGTTGAAGAATCAGTCATCCAATGA